The sequence CCGTACATGTCACACTCCCAATCCGAGCAGTCGCGATGAGATGATGTTCTTCTGGATCTGCGACGTACCACCCATGACACTCTGCGCACGGCTGTACAGGTACGCGCTCAACAACTCCGGGTCCTTCGTCCCGCCGACCGACACGGCCGCATGACCGACGGACTGATCGACCCAGGTCATCAACAGTTTGTCCAGGGAGCCCTCCGAGGTGTGCGACACCCCGTCGAGCTGCTCGGACAGACGTCGGCGGACATGCAGCCGAAGCATCTCGGTCTGCACTGCGGCCCAGGCGATCTCCTCGGAATAATCCTCGGATCTCTTGGCCAGGTGCCGGACGAGCTTGCCGTACCGCGCGACGTAACCCAGCGTCGACGGTTCCCGCTCGTGCCCGACCACAGTCATCGCGAGTGCCCAACCCTCGCCCGGCGCCCCGATCATCTGGTCTGCGGGCACGCGCGCGCCGTCGAACAGGACCTGACCGAATTCCGTGGTGATGCCGGACATCATCGTGAGTGGCCGCTGTTCGATCCCCTTTTGCTTCATCGAGATGATGAACGCCGAGATGCCCCGGTGCCGAGGTGCGTCGGGATCGGTGCGGGCCAGCAACAGACACCAGTCGGCGACATCGGAATAGCTCGTCCAGATCTTGTGCCCGTGGATGACGTAGTCGTCGCCCTCACGAGTCGCAGTGGTA is a genomic window of Gordonia sp. SID5947 containing:
- a CDS encoding acyl-CoA dehydrogenase family protein; protein product: MDYRDSTDEGAFRDRLRAWLAEHATDFPTSGDEYWARQGEWHQALYEAGFFGLSWPARFGGHDLPPVYDVILDEEIARAGAPPRPSLGYLLHGLGRHASPELQERFLPGMINGTERWCQGFSEPGAGSDLASLRTTATREGDDYVIHGHKIWTSYSDVADWCLLLARTDPDAPRHRGISAFIISMKQKGIEQRPLTMMSGITTEFGQVLFDGARVPADQMIGAPGEGWALAMTVVGHEREPSTLGYVARYGKLVRHLAKRSEDYSEEIAWAAVQTEMLRLHVRRRLSEQLDGVSHTSEGSLDKLLMTWVDQSVGHAAVSVGGTKDPELLSAYLYSRAQSVMGGTSQIQKNIISSRLLGLGV